A stretch of Rhizobium glycinendophyticum DNA encodes these proteins:
- a CDS encoding Rne/Rng family ribonuclease: MADKMLIDASHEEETRVVVVRGNRIEEFDFESQHKKQIRGNIYLAKVTRVEPSLQAAFVDYGGNRHGFLAFAEIHPDYYQIPLADRQALLRAEAEEHRKENDVEGDEVFNDPAHQDQPDIGIVAQAAATSEENEAAAEPAAAEAEAVEAEATSVAEDEVAPKAKPKRVRKPRAKKAAAGEETTSEDASDDDASGGTIAAMVDMDEISEDAGGRRGRNDDDDDDDDHVEEKEEIESVGAEDAMEEVPDRVVRKPRKQYRIQEVIKRRQILLVQVAKEERGNKGAALTTYLSLAGRYSVLMPNTARGGGISRKITQPTDRKRLKEIARGLEVPQGMGVILRTAGANRTKVEIKRDFEYLMRLWENVRTLTLASTAPCLVYEEGSLIKRSIRDLYNKDISEIIVSGEEGYREAKDFMKMLMPSHAKVVQPYRDLHPIFARSGIEAQLDKMLQPQVTLKSGGYIIINQTEALVSIDVNSGRSTREYSIEDTALQTNLEAAEEVARQLRLRDLAGLIVIDFIDMEEKRNNRAVEKKLKDCLKNDRARIQVGRISHFGLLEMSRQRIRASVLESTTQVCPHCAGTGLIRSQSSVALHVLRGIEEFLLKSTTHDITVHTTPETALYLLNQKRDTIVDYEGRFGVSIVIDGGMPAQHGGSQHFTIERGEAVENPVKIESLLSLLPEIEEEDDYVPEPEDEDEEDDVIVSAEPAARAPSAPAAASSDEQGNRKRKRRRRRRGKNGQNGNGSIEGQAAGENGSDADDEDGDEGEDDAIETNGDARVDADGDTLGEDGQKRKRRRRGKRGGRRNRPGEEGSIEGNGEEGDENDADSDDETAAEAADERVVEVTPVMAAVEEEAAVVAETPKPRRTRKAKAVAEPVEPVVTEAVAPTPAAEPVVVAEPVAAAEPVAETPAVAEAPVLVDEKPIRANRESNVTVSEPVVTSAKATEETPDASKPKKGGWWQKRGFF, from the coding sequence ATGGCAGACAAAATGCTGATCGACGCGTCTCACGAGGAAGAGACGCGCGTAGTCGTTGTTCGCGGTAACCGTATTGAAGAATTCGACTTCGAGTCCCAACACAAGAAGCAAATTCGCGGTAATATCTATCTCGCGAAGGTAACGAGGGTCGAGCCCTCGCTGCAGGCCGCCTTCGTCGATTACGGCGGCAACCGCCACGGCTTCCTGGCCTTCGCCGAAATCCACCCCGATTACTACCAGATCCCGCTCGCCGACCGTCAGGCGCTGCTGCGCGCCGAAGCGGAAGAGCACCGCAAGGAAAACGACGTCGAAGGCGATGAAGTCTTCAACGATCCCGCCCATCAAGACCAGCCGGATATCGGCATCGTAGCCCAGGCTGCGGCAACGTCCGAAGAAAACGAGGCGGCTGCCGAGCCGGCCGCAGCCGAAGCCGAGGCAGTTGAAGCCGAAGCGACGTCCGTTGCCGAAGACGAAGTTGCGCCGAAGGCAAAGCCGAAGCGGGTTCGCAAGCCGCGCGCCAAGAAGGCCGCCGCTGGCGAAGAAACAACTTCGGAAGACGCTTCCGACGACGACGCATCCGGCGGCACGATCGCCGCCATGGTCGACATGGACGAAATTTCCGAAGACGCCGGCGGTCGCCGTGGTCGCAATGACGACGACGATGACGACGACGACCATGTCGAGGAAAAGGAAGAGATCGAATCCGTCGGCGCCGAAGACGCCATGGAAGAGGTTCCGGACCGTGTCGTGCGCAAGCCGCGCAAGCAGTACCGCATCCAGGAAGTGATCAAGCGCCGGCAGATCCTGCTCGTGCAGGTCGCCAAGGAAGAACGCGGCAACAAGGGTGCCGCTCTCACCACCTATCTGTCGCTCGCCGGCCGCTACTCGGTTCTGATGCCGAACACGGCGCGTGGCGGCGGCATTTCCCGCAAGATCACCCAGCCGACCGACCGCAAGCGGTTGAAGGAAATCGCTCGTGGTCTCGAAGTGCCGCAGGGCATGGGCGTGATCCTGCGCACGGCCGGTGCCAACCGCACCAAGGTCGAGATCAAGCGCGACTTCGAATATCTGATGCGTCTGTGGGAAAACGTGCGCACGCTGACGCTCGCTTCGACTGCGCCGTGCCTGGTTTACGAAGAAGGCTCGCTGATCAAGCGCTCGATCCGCGACCTCTACAACAAGGACATTTCCGAGATCATCGTCTCGGGTGAAGAAGGCTATCGCGAAGCCAAAGACTTCATGAAGATGCTGATGCCGAGCCATGCCAAGGTGGTTCAGCCCTATCGCGACCTGCATCCGATCTTCGCGCGCTCGGGTATCGAAGCCCAGCTCGACAAGATGCTGCAACCGCAGGTGACGCTGAAGTCCGGTGGTTACATCATCATTAACCAGACGGAAGCTCTGGTGTCGATCGACGTCAACTCCGGCCGTTCGACCCGCGAATATTCGATCGAGGACACGGCCCTCCAGACGAACCTGGAAGCTGCCGAAGAAGTGGCGCGCCAACTGCGCCTGCGCGACCTTGCCGGCCTCATTGTCATCGACTTCATCGACATGGAAGAAAAGCGCAACAACCGCGCTGTCGAGAAGAAGCTGAAGGATTGCCTGAAGAACGACCGCGCGCGCATCCAGGTCGGCCGAATCTCGCATTTCGGCCTGCTCGAAATGTCGCGCCAGCGCATTCGTGCCTCGGTGCTGGAATCAACGACTCAGGTCTGCCCGCACTGCGCAGGCACGGGCCTCATCCGCTCGCAGTCTTCCGTTGCCCTGCATGTTCTGCGCGGCATCGAGGAATTCCTGCTGAAGAGCACCACGCACGACATCACCGTGCACACGACACCCGAGACTGCACTTTACCTGCTCAACCAGAAGCGCGACACGATTGTCGATTACGAGGGGCGCTTCGGCGTGTCGATCGTGATCGATGGCGGAATGCCGGCCCAGCATGGCGGCTCGCAGCACTTCACGATCGAGCGTGGCGAAGCAGTCGAAAACCCGGTTAAGATCGAAAGCCTGCTGTCGCTTCTGCCGGAGATCGAAGAAGAAGACGATTATGTGCCGGAGCCTGAGGACGAGGACGAGGAGGATGACGTCATCGTCTCCGCCGAGCCCGCCGCCCGTGCACCATCCGCTCCTGCGGCCGCTTCCAGCGACGAACAGGGCAACCGCAAGCGCAAGCGTCGCCGTCGCCGTCGCGGCAAGAATGGCCAGAACGGCAATGGTAGCATCGAAGGCCAGGCTGCCGGGGAGAATGGCAGCGATGCCGATGACGAGGATGGCGACGAGGGCGAAGACGATGCCATCGAGACCAATGGCGATGCACGCGTGGATGCCGATGGCGACACCCTTGGCGAAGACGGCCAGAAGCGCAAGCGCCGCCGTCGCGGCAAGCGTGGCGGCCGCCGCAACCGTCCGGGCGAGGAAGGCTCGATCGAGGGCAATGGCGAGGAAGGCGACGAGAACGACGCTGACAGCGACGACGAGACGGCCGCAGAGGCTGCCGACGAGCGTGTCGTCGAAGTGACGCCGGTCATGGCTGCCGTCGAGGAAGAGGCTGCCGTCGTTGCCGAGACGCCGAAGCCGCGGCGGACCCGCAAGGCCAAGGCCGTCGCCGAGCCTGTCGAACCCGTGGTGACCGAGGCGGTTGCGCCAACGCCTGCTGCTGAGCCTGTTGTCGTGGCCGAACCGGTTGCTGCGGCAGAGCCGGTCGCTGAAACGCCTGCTGTGGCGGAAGCGCCTGTTCTTGTTGACGAAAAGCCGATCCGCGCCAATCGCGAATCCAACGTCACGGTCTCCGAGCCAGTGGTCACCTCGGCCAAGGCGACCGAAGAGACGCCTGACGCCTCCAAGCCCAAGAAGGGCGGATGGTGGCAGAAGCGCGGCTTCTTCTGA
- a CDS encoding pyridoxal phosphate-dependent aminotransferase, producing the protein MISISRRSAVEPFHAMDILAEATRRRAEGRPVISMAVGQPGHPAPQAALAAARVALEGGRIGYTDALGMTGLRQELAEEYRRRHGVAIDWNRIVVTTGSSAGFNLAFLSLFDAGDAVAIARPGYPAYRAILSALGLRVIEVAVGAETGYTLTPDSLERAQEEAGVRLKGVLLASPANPTGTVTTRAQLADVYAYCKGQGITLISDEIYHGLTYGAEEATALEIGDEAVIINSFSKYYCMTGWRIGWMVLPEELVRPVECLTQSLYISAPELSQIAARAALSATAELDSYKAACRANRDFLATRLPELGLPLLSPMDGAFYAYVDAGSLTNDSMAFARRILAETDVAVTPGRDFDPLDGHLALRLSYAGTMQEMIEATERLAKWLS; encoded by the coding sequence TTGATCTCGATTTCAAGACGCAGTGCCGTCGAACCCTTTCACGCCATGGATATCCTGGCAGAGGCCACCCGCCGCAGGGCAGAGGGGCGGCCGGTCATTTCCATGGCCGTCGGCCAACCCGGTCATCCCGCGCCTCAGGCGGCTTTGGCTGCGGCGCGTGTCGCGCTGGAAGGCGGCCGCATCGGCTATACGGATGCACTCGGCATGACGGGGCTGAGACAGGAGTTGGCGGAGGAGTACCGCCGTCGCCACGGCGTTGCAATCGACTGGAACCGCATCGTCGTCACGACAGGCTCCTCCGCCGGCTTCAACCTCGCGTTCCTCTCGCTCTTTGACGCGGGCGATGCGGTCGCGATCGCGCGCCCCGGCTACCCCGCCTACCGCGCCATCCTCTCCGCCCTCGGTCTGAGGGTGATCGAGGTCGCCGTCGGTGCCGAGACCGGCTACACGTTGACACCCGACAGTCTCGAGCGGGCGCAAGAGGAGGCCGGTGTGCGCCTGAAGGGCGTGCTGCTCGCCAGCCCCGCCAATCCGACCGGCACCGTCACGACGCGCGCCCAACTCGCCGATGTCTACGCATACTGCAAGGGGCAGGGGATCACGCTGATCTCCGACGAGATCTATCACGGCCTGACCTATGGCGCGGAGGAGGCGACGGCGCTGGAGATCGGCGACGAGGCCGTCATCATCAATTCCTTCTCGAAATACTATTGCATGACCGGCTGGCGCATTGGCTGGATGGTCCTGCCCGAAGAACTGGTCCGTCCGGTCGAATGCCTTACCCAGAGCCTCTACATCTCCGCGCCGGAGCTCTCGCAGATCGCAGCACGTGCGGCTCTCTCTGCCACCGCCGAACTGGACAGCTACAAAGCCGCCTGCCGCGCCAATCGCGATTTCCTGGCGACGCGCCTGCCGGAACTCGGCCTGCCGCTGCTCTCGCCGATGGATGGCGCCTTCTACGCCTATGTCGATGCTGGCAGCCTTACCAATGACAGCATGGCCTTTGCCAGGCGCATCCTTGCTGAGACCGACGTCGCCGTCACCCCCGGCCGCGATTTCGATCCGCTCGACGGCCATCTGGCGCTGCGCCTCTCTTATGCGGGCACGATGCAGGAGATGATCGAGGCGACGGAGCGGCTGGCAAAGTGGCTTTCATAG
- a CDS encoding N-acetylmuramoyl-L-alanine amidase yields the protein MARIVLAILCLVSLVLAGQGSAFASATEAPGEKLLAYSARIAGDDARTRIVIDFDQKPEFEIRYIASPDRIVVDLPATAFGFAAETLAPTGLFSDIRYGSMDDASARLVLTAARPARLVTAEAVENEDGKGYRLVLDAELVPQQDFASLVAAQAWTPAEAPPPAIDPAQLRVASEASEFVIAIDAGHGGIDTGATGATSKTAEKDITLAFAKVLHDKLGSEPGIRTVLTRDTDRFLSLSERVVVARQKGAQLLISLHADTLRQSDIRGATVYTISDKASDHMAAQLAERENFSDTLGGVEMPAESAEVNDILLDLTRRETQAFSISLAQAVVGSFEGQISLINNPHRHAGFRVLQAPDMPSILLELGFLSNKDDEQLLLDPAWREKVADLLVEAIRRYRAPLVANGG from the coding sequence ATGGCCCGAATCGTCCTGGCGATCCTCTGCCTCGTGTCGCTGGTCCTGGCAGGGCAGGGGTCCGCCTTCGCATCTGCAACGGAAGCGCCCGGCGAAAAGCTGCTCGCCTATTCCGCACGCATTGCCGGTGACGATGCCCGTACCCGTATCGTCATCGATTTCGACCAGAAGCCGGAATTCGAGATCCGCTATATCGCAAGCCCCGACCGCATTGTCGTTGACCTGCCAGCGACTGCCTTCGGCTTTGCCGCAGAGACACTTGCCCCGACGGGCCTGTTCAGCGACATCCGCTACGGCTCCATGGATGACGCCTCCGCCCGCCTTGTTCTGACCGCTGCTCGGCCGGCTCGTCTGGTCACGGCGGAAGCGGTGGAGAATGAAGACGGCAAGGGATATCGTCTGGTCCTCGACGCGGAGCTGGTGCCACAGCAGGATTTCGCCTCCCTCGTCGCCGCCCAGGCCTGGACGCCCGCCGAAGCCCCGCCACCAGCGATCGACCCCGCCCAACTCCGCGTCGCTTCGGAGGCCTCCGAATTCGTCATCGCCATTGACGCCGGCCACGGTGGCATCGACACCGGCGCGACCGGTGCCACGAGCAAGACTGCGGAGAAGGACATAACGCTGGCCTTCGCGAAGGTGCTGCACGACAAGCTCGGCAGCGAGCCCGGTATCCGCACAGTTCTCACCCGCGATACCGATCGCTTCCTCTCCCTGTCTGAGCGCGTTGTCGTGGCTCGTCAGAAGGGCGCGCAGCTCCTGATTTCGCTGCATGCCGACACTCTACGCCAGAGCGACATCCGCGGTGCGACCGTCTACACAATCTCCGACAAGGCCTCTGACCATATGGCGGCCCAGCTTGCTGAGCGGGAAAACTTCTCTGACACGCTGGGTGGCGTCGAAATGCCGGCCGAGAGTGCCGAGGTCAACGACATCCTGCTCGATCTGACCCGCCGCGAGACCCAGGCCTTCTCGATCTCGCTCGCCCAGGCCGTTGTTGGCTCCTTCGAAGGGCAGATCTCGCTGATCAACAATCCCCACCGCCATGCCGGCTTTCGCGTGCTGCAAGCGCCCGACATGCCCTCCATCCTGCTGGAACTCGGTTTCCTGTCGAACAAGGACGACGAACAACTCTTGCTCGATCCTGCCTGGCGCGAGAAGGTCGCAGATCTGCTGGTCGAGGCCATCAGGCGTTACCGGGCGCCGCTCGTCGCCAATGGCGGATAG
- a CDS encoding GNAT family N-acetyltransferase, whose product MTTQSSTQPGAAPEILTARTRMRGHRISDFDAMVAMWRDEIVTRFILGRPSSATETWSRLLRYIGHWQALGFGYWAIEDRDTGRFIGEVGFADYKREIEPTLGDAPEAGWVLAPEVHGKGIATEVMTAALDWADRNFTDPKTVCIFDPDHQGSMRVAAKLGYQPAHLATFMDKPTQVMTRLRQPA is encoded by the coding sequence ATGACCACGCAGTCTTCTACCCAACCGGGCGCTGCACCCGAAATCCTCACCGCCCGCACCCGGATGCGCGGCCATCGTATCTCGGATTTCGACGCTATGGTGGCGATGTGGCGCGATGAGATCGTCACCCGTTTCATCCTCGGCCGGCCTTCGAGCGCGACCGAAACCTGGAGCCGCCTCCTGCGCTATATCGGCCATTGGCAGGCGCTCGGTTTCGGCTACTGGGCCATCGAGGATCGCGACACAGGCCGCTTCATCGGCGAGGTCGGTTTTGCCGATTACAAGCGCGAGATCGAGCCGACGCTTGGAGACGCTCCCGAAGCAGGCTGGGTACTGGCGCCGGAGGTGCATGGCAAGGGCATCGCGACGGAAGTGATGACGGCGGCCCTCGACTGGGCCGACCGCAACTTCACCGACCCGAAGACCGTCTGCATCTTCGATCCCGACCATCAGGGCTCGATGCGGGTCGCGGCGAAACTGGGTTATCAGCCGGCTCATCTCGCCACCTTCATGGACAAGCCGACCCAGGTGATGACGCGGCTGCGGCAACCCGCCTGA
- the aroQ gene encoding type II 3-dehydroquinate dehydratase yields MSKTIFVLNGPNLNMLGKREPGIYGGKTLADIEADCKAAGAELGLTIDFRQSNHEGDLVSWLHEAGEKAVGVAINAGAYTHTSIALHDAIKAVSPIPVIEVHISNVHAREEFRHKSVIAPAAKGVICGFGPHSYILALQALKTITQ; encoded by the coding sequence ATGAGCAAAACCATTTTCGTGCTGAACGGCCCCAATCTCAACATGCTGGGCAAGCGGGAACCGGGGATTTATGGCGGCAAGACGCTCGCCGATATCGAGGCGGACTGCAAGGCCGCCGGTGCCGAACTCGGCCTGACCATCGACTTCCGCCAGTCCAACCACGAGGGTGACCTCGTGAGCTGGCTGCACGAGGCCGGCGAAAAGGCGGTTGGCGTGGCGATCAATGCCGGAGCCTATACCCATACCTCCATCGCGCTTCATGATGCGATCAAGGCCGTATCGCCGATTCCGGTGATCGAGGTGCATATCTCGAACGTGCATGCACGAGAAGAATTCCGCCACAAATCGGTGATAGCGCCCGCGGCGAAGGGCGTGATCTGCGGTTTTGGTCCTCATAGCTACATCCTGGCGCTCCAGGCGCTGAAAACCATCACGCAATAA
- the accB gene encoding acetyl-CoA carboxylase biotin carboxyl carrier protein — MADKKTGIDQALIRDLANILNDTDLTEIEVEQDDLRIRVSRNGTPVMMPQQMQGYAYQAPAAPAPAAAPTAVAAPAAPAGRDLSKAVTAPMVGTVYLSPAPGARPFVEVGATVKEGQTLLIIEAMKTMNQIPSPKSGKVVEIVIDDASPVEYGEPLVIIE; from the coding sequence ATGGCTGACAAGAAAACGGGTATCGATCAGGCGCTGATCCGCGATCTCGCAAACATCCTCAACGACACGGATCTGACCGAGATCGAAGTGGAGCAGGATGACCTGCGCATCCGCGTTTCGCGCAACGGCACGCCTGTCATGATGCCGCAGCAGATGCAGGGCTATGCCTACCAGGCACCGGCCGCCCCGGCACCTGCCGCAGCCCCTACTGCCGTCGCAGCACCGGCCGCGCCTGCTGGTCGCGACCTCTCGAAGGCCGTGACCGCGCCGATGGTCGGCACCGTCTATCTGTCGCCGGCTCCCGGCGCCCGGCCGTTCGTCGAGGTCGGCGCGACGGTCAAGGAAGGCCAGACGCTGCTGATCATCGAAGCCATGAAGACGATGAACCAGATCCCCTCGCCCAAGTCCGGCAAGGTCGTCGAGATCGTTATCGATGATGCAAGCCCGGTCGAATACGGCGAGCCTCTGGTCATCATCGAGTAA
- a CDS encoding penicillin-binding protein 1A, whose translation MIRLIGYLFGLASVLALGLAVVVAVYLNGMTKDLPNYEVLASYAPPVTTRIHAGNGALMAEYARERRLFLPIQAIPDRVKAAFLSAEDKNFYNHPGVDIYGLGRAILVNLQNFGSGRRPVGASTITQQVAKNFLLSADQTMDRKIKEAILSFRIEQTYSKDKILELYLNEIFFGMNAYGIAGAALTYFDKSVTELTVAETAYLAALPKGPNNYHPFRREAAALERRNWVIDRMVENGFVTKEEGESAKQQPLGVKIRRTGSYLFASDYFSEEVRRQIIEKYGDKALYEGGLSVRTSLDPDMQIAARKALQSTLLTYDQRRGFRGPIKQIPLTPDWGVPLAEIPTLADVPEWKLAVVLDVSSDGVDIGLQPSKEGGGKVAAERTRGRIEPDNMEWAYRSATGDRKSAKSPQGVLSPGDVVYVEALEPNGNSYRLRQLPKVQGGLVAMDPHTGRVLAITGGFSYSQSEFNRATQAMRQPGSSFKPFVYAAALDTGYTPASVILDAPIEFVSGGQVWRPQNYGGGSAGPQTLRMGIEKSRNLMTVRLANDMGMNLVAEYAERFGVYDKMNPVLAMSLGSGETTVLRMVSAYAVFANGGKQIKPTLIDRIQDRHGKTIFRHEDRICEGCNAEEFNGQEEPTVVDNREQVLDPMTAYQITSMMEGVVTRGTAAGKIKLDRPVAGKTGTSNDEKDAWFVGYTPDLVAGVYIGFDNPAPLGRGSTGGALAAPIFNDFMKVATANTPPGKFFVPAGMSFIPVNRTTGMFALEGEPDTIIEAFKPGTGPADSLSVIGMDGYAPPEEILKASPQANQAVTSGAGGLF comes from the coding sequence ATGATCAGACTGATTGGATATCTCTTCGGATTGGCGTCCGTGCTGGCGCTCGGCCTCGCTGTTGTCGTGGCCGTCTATCTGAACGGGATGACCAAGGATCTACCGAACTACGAGGTCCTGGCGAGCTACGCCCCGCCCGTCACCACCCGCATCCATGCCGGCAACGGCGCGCTGATGGCCGAATATGCTCGCGAGCGCCGCCTTTTCCTGCCGATCCAGGCCATTCCGGATCGCGTCAAGGCGGCTTTTCTTTCGGCCGAAGACAAGAATTTCTACAACCACCCCGGCGTCGACATCTATGGTCTCGGCCGCGCCATTCTGGTCAACCTGCAGAACTTCGGCTCCGGCCGCCGCCCCGTAGGCGCCTCGACCATCACCCAGCAGGTCGCGAAGAACTTCCTGCTCAGCGCTGACCAGACCATGGACCGCAAGATCAAGGAAGCGATCCTCTCCTTCCGCATCGAGCAGACCTATTCCAAGGACAAGATCCTCGAACTCTATCTGAACGAGATCTTCTTCGGCATGAATGCCTACGGCATCGCCGGCGCAGCGCTCACCTATTTCGACAAGTCGGTCACGGAACTGACCGTCGCCGAAACCGCCTATCTCGCAGCCCTTCCCAAAGGCCCGAACAACTACCATCCCTTCCGTCGTGAAGCCGCCGCCCTCGAACGTCGCAACTGGGTCATCGACCGCATGGTCGAGAACGGCTTTGTCACCAAGGAAGAGGGGGAGAGCGCGAAGCAACAGCCACTCGGCGTCAAGATCCGCCGCACCGGCTCCTATCTCTTCGCCTCGGACTATTTCTCCGAGGAGGTCCGTCGCCAGATCATCGAGAAATACGGCGACAAGGCCCTTTATGAAGGCGGCCTGTCTGTCCGCACTTCGCTTGATCCCGACATGCAGATCGCAGCCCGCAAGGCGCTGCAGTCGACGCTCTTGACCTATGACCAGCGTCGCGGTTTCCGGGGGCCGATAAAGCAGATCCCGCTCACGCCCGACTGGGGCGTGCCGCTCGCCGAGATCCCGACCCTGGCCGACGTTCCCGAGTGGAAGCTCGCAGTTGTTCTCGACGTGTCATCCGATGGCGTCGACATCGGTCTGCAGCCCTCCAAGGAAGGTGGCGGCAAGGTCGCGGCGGAGCGTACCCGTGGCCGCATCGAGCCTGACAATATGGAATGGGCCTACCGCTCTGCCACCGGCGATCGCAAGTCGGCGAAGTCGCCGCAGGGCGTTCTGTCGCCGGGTGATGTCGTTTATGTCGAGGCGCTCGAGCCGAACGGCAATTCCTATCGCCTGCGCCAGCTCCCGAAGGTCCAGGGTGGTCTCGTCGCCATGGATCCGCATACGGGCCGCGTGCTCGCCATCACCGGTGGCTTCTCCTACTCGCAGTCTGAGTTCAACCGCGCCACCCAGGCCATGCGCCAGCCGGGGTCCTCGTTCAAGCCCTTCGTCTACGCGGCCGCTCTCGACACCGGCTACACTCCGGCTTCGGTCATTCTCGATGCGCCGATCGAATTCGTCTCCGGCGGCCAGGTCTGGCGCCCGCAAAACTATGGCGGTGGTTCGGCCGGTCCGCAGACCTTGCGCATGGGCATCGAGAAGTCGCGAAACCTGATGACGGTTCGCCTGGCCAACGACATGGGCATGAACCTGGTTGCCGAATATGCCGAGCGCTTCGGCGTCTATGACAAGATGAACCCGGTGCTCGCCATGTCGCTCGGCTCTGGTGAAACCACGGTGCTGCGCATGGTTTCGGCCTATGCAGTCTTCGCCAATGGCGGCAAGCAGATCAAGCCGACGCTGATCGACCGCATCCAGGATCGCCACGGCAAGACCATCTTCCGCCACGAGGACCGCATCTGCGAAGGCTGCAATGCCGAAGAGTTCAATGGGCAGGAAGAACCCACCGTCGTCGACAACCGCGAGCAGGTCCTCGATCCGATGACCGCCTACCAGATCACCTCGATGATGGAAGGTGTCGTCACCCGCGGCACGGCCGCAGGCAAGATCAAGCTCGACCGTCCGGTGGCCGGCAAGACAGGCACGTCGAACGACGAGAAGGACGCCTGGTTCGTCGGTTATACACCCGATCTCGTCGCCGGCGTCTATATCGGCTTCGACAATCCCGCGCCCCTCGGCCGCGGCTCGACGGGCGGCGCCTTGGCGGCTCCGATCTTCAACGATTTCATGAAGGTCGCCACGGCCAATACGCCGCCGGGCAAGTTCTTCGTGCCGGCCGGCATGAGCTTCATCCCGGTCAACCGCACCACTGGCATGTTTGCGCTCGAAGGCGAGCCGGACACGATCATCGAAGCCTTCAAGCCCGGCACGGGCCCAGCGGATTCGCTCTCGGTCATCGGCATGGATGGTTATGCGCCGCCGGAGGAAATCCTCAAGGCCTCGCCCCAGGCGAACCAGGCCGTCACATCGGGCGCCGGCGGCCTGTTCTGA
- a CDS encoding DsbA family protein — MGLNFKTIAATAVALLPALMPLPAGALDDAQKKEMGAFIKEYLLENPEIMLEVQDALQKKQEAARIEQSAAAVSTNKDTIFQSGHDLAIGNPKGDVTVVEFFDYNCGYCRRAHPDMEAVLEKDKNIRYVLKEFPILGPDSLAAHKVSDAVRKLAPEKYGDFFRAMMTSGERADETSAIAIAGGLGVKEDAIRAKMAESPNEASVQETYALATSLGITGTPSYVIGNEMVPGAVGSDAIEEKVGNVRSCGKASC, encoded by the coding sequence ATGGGCCTGAACTTCAAGACGATCGCCGCGACAGCCGTTGCTCTGCTGCCGGCCCTGATGCCGCTGCCGGCGGGCGCGCTCGACGACGCGCAGAAGAAGGAAATGGGCGCGTTCATCAAGGAATATCTGCTCGAAAATCCGGAGATCATGCTCGAGGTGCAGGACGCGCTGCAGAAGAAGCAGGAGGCGGCGCGCATCGAGCAATCGGCGGCCGCCGTCTCGACCAATAAGGACACGATCTTCCAGTCCGGCCATGATCTCGCGATCGGCAATCCCAAGGGTGACGTCACCGTCGTAGAGTTCTTCGACTACAATTGCGGCTATTGCCGTCGCGCCCATCCCGACATGGAAGCGGTGCTCGAGAAGGACAAGAACATCCGCTACGTGCTGAAGGAATTCCCGATCCTCGGACCGGATTCGCTGGCCGCCCACAAGGTTTCGGACGCGGTGCGCAAGCTCGCGCCCGAGAAATACGGCGACTTCTTCCGCGCCATGATGACCTCAGGGGAACGCGCCGACGAGACGAGCGCGATCGCGATTGCCGGCGGTCTCGGCGTCAAGGAAGACGCGATCCGCGCGAAGATGGCAGAGAGCCCGAACGAGGCGTCCGTACAGGAAACCTATGCACTCGCCACCAGCCTCGGCATCACCGGCACGCCATCCTACGTCATTGGCAACGAGATGGTGCCAGGCGCCGTCGGCTCCGACGCGATCGAAGAGAAGGTCGGCAATGTCCGTTCCTGCGGCAAGGCGAGTTGCTGA